From Echinicola jeungdonensis, the proteins below share one genomic window:
- a CDS encoding succinate dehydrogenase cytochrome b subunit → MSWVTKTFNSTLGQKLLMSLTGLFLILFLIGHVSGNMLLLKSDGGQAFNEYAKFMTTNTGVKILSYITYLSVIGHVIYAIILSSKNKSARPVNYNTNKSSSNSTWSSRNMGVLGTIILIFLVIHLQNFWYEMHWGDIPMVNYESGVHKDLFTVVTVSFSELWIVGLYVISMIFLGFHLYHGFASAFQTLGLNHKKYTPAIKFIGSAFAIVVPALFALMPIFLYISSLN, encoded by the coding sequence ATGAGTTGGGTAACCAAAACCTTCAACAGCACTTTGGGTCAAAAGTTGCTGATGTCTCTCACAGGGCTGTTTTTGATCCTCTTCCTGATCGGTCACGTTTCAGGGAACATGTTACTATTAAAAAGTGACGGAGGGCAAGCTTTTAATGAGTATGCCAAGTTTATGACCACCAATACCGGTGTGAAAATTCTAAGTTATATTACGTACCTATCCGTAATCGGTCACGTAATTTATGCCATCATCCTTTCTTCCAAAAACAAAAGCGCAAGACCCGTCAATTACAACACCAACAAGAGCAGTTCAAACAGTACCTGGTCTTCCCGGAATATGGGGGTATTGGGCACCATTATTTTGATATTCTTGGTGATTCACCTTCAGAACTTCTGGTATGAGATGCATTGGGGAGACATCCCAATGGTGAATTATGAAAGCGGAGTGCATAAGGATTTGTTCACGGTTGTTACCGTTTCTTTTTCTGAGTTATGGATTGTAGGATTGTACGTAATCTCCATGATTTTCCTGGGTTTTCACTTGTACCATGGTTTTGCAAGTGCATTCCAGACTTTGGGACTTAACCATAAGAAATATACACCTGCAATCAAGTTTATAGGAAGTGCATTTGCGATTGTGGTTCCTGCTTTGTTTGCTCTTATGCCTATTTTCCTATATATCTCATCCTTGAATTAA